In a genomic window of Dyadobacter fermentans DSM 18053:
- a CDS encoding Cof-type HAD-IIB family hydrolase produces MTFSDIRLVATDMDGTLLNSKHEIHESFFPVFRKLRDHGIIFVAASGRQYFNLAKTLDAVKEEVIFAAENGSYVVCNDEEIHIQAVDQEITHELIRVARKIKNTYPIICGKKKAYVENDDEEFINHLKLYFERYEVVEDLLEIRDDQFLKFTLCDLAGSEVNSYPHYKKYENDLQVKVSGPIWLDISHKKANKGRAMEVLQEKFNITAKQTMVFGDYLNDLEMLEKAHYSYAMANAHPDIKKIARFIAKSNDENGVVEVLSEITE; encoded by the coding sequence ATGACATTTTCCGACATCCGGCTGGTGGCTACCGATATGGACGGTACGCTTTTGAACTCCAAACATGAAATCCACGAATCGTTTTTTCCGGTTTTCAGGAAGTTAAGGGATCACGGGATCATTTTTGTCGCAGCCAGCGGCCGCCAGTATTTCAACCTGGCCAAAACGCTGGATGCCGTGAAGGAGGAAGTCATTTTTGCGGCCGAAAACGGCAGCTATGTCGTATGCAACGACGAGGAAATCCACATCCAGGCAGTCGATCAGGAGATTACGCACGAACTGATCCGCGTTGCGAGAAAGATCAAAAACACCTATCCGATCATTTGCGGCAAGAAAAAGGCGTATGTCGAAAACGACGACGAGGAGTTTATCAATCACCTTAAACTGTATTTCGAACGGTACGAAGTGGTGGAAGACCTGCTGGAAATCAGGGACGACCAGTTTTTAAAATTCACATTATGCGACCTGGCCGGCTCGGAGGTGAACAGCTATCCGCATTACAAAAAATACGAGAATGACCTGCAGGTGAAAGTGTCCGGGCCGATCTGGCTCGACATTTCCCACAAAAAGGCCAACAAGGGCCGCGCGATGGAGGTTTTGCAGGAAAAATTCAACATTACCGCCAAGCAGACGATGGTATTCGGAGATTACCTCAACGACCTCGAAATGCTCGAAAAAGCGCATTACTCTTATGCAATGGCCAATGCGCACCCGGATATTAAAAAAATAGCCCGCTTCATCGCCAAAAGCAACGATGAAAACGGGGTTGTGGAAGTCCTTTCGGAAATCACGGAGTAA
- a CDS encoding EamA family transporter, with protein MKFSKYYLVAFVSFLIWGFFSLALKPLKGYPSLDILFYRVFICAAVMAVISLFMRVRVLKESIAAFKGMPVARKREVAFLTLAGGVLLTANWFFFIYVMNHISVKAASFAYLVCPIMTTVIAFFVLDEKLSKWQWTAVMLSVLSCILLSFNNIADILYSLIVAASYAFYLVSQRKNTGIDKFLVLTIQIIFSALLLLPFYPKYSAALPTEASFYILITLIAVVFTIVPLFMNLYALQGVTSSTMGILLYINPLMNFAIALFYFHEPINATQITAYSIILLSIVIFNERFIFGRRRTAVA; from the coding sequence ATGAAATTCTCTAAATACTACCTCGTTGCATTCGTTTCATTTCTGATCTGGGGCTTTTTCAGTCTGGCGCTAAAACCGCTGAAAGGCTATCCTTCGCTGGACATTCTGTTCTATCGCGTATTCATTTGCGCGGCGGTGATGGCGGTAATCAGCCTGTTCATGCGTGTGCGGGTGTTGAAGGAGAGTATCGCGGCATTCAAGGGCATGCCGGTGGCGCGGAAACGGGAAGTTGCATTCCTGACCCTGGCCGGCGGTGTGCTGCTCACAGCCAACTGGTTCTTCTTCATTTATGTGATGAACCACATCAGCGTCAAAGCGGCGTCATTCGCCTACCTGGTCTGTCCGATCATGACGACCGTGATCGCCTTTTTTGTGCTGGATGAAAAGCTGAGTAAATGGCAATGGACGGCGGTAATGCTCAGTGTTTTGAGTTGCATCCTTCTTTCTTTCAACAATATAGCCGATATTCTGTACAGCCTCATTGTGGCCGCGTCCTACGCGTTTTACCTCGTGAGCCAGCGCAAAAACACCGGTATCGACAAATTTCTGGTACTCACGATCCAGATCATATTCTCCGCATTACTGCTCTTGCCATTTTATCCAAAATACAGTGCAGCCCTGCCTACGGAGGCATCGTTTTACATATTGATCACGCTGATCGCCGTGGTTTTTACGATCGTTCCGCTGTTTATGAACCTTTATGCATTACAGGGCGTGACTTCGTCCACGATGGGTATTTTGTTGTATATCAATCCATTGATGAACTTTGCAATCGCATTGTTCTACTTTCACGAGCCCATTAACGCAACGCAGATCACGGCCTATTCCATCATTCTCCTTTCAATCGTGATTTTTAACGAACGGTTTATTTTCGGGCGCCGCCGAACCGCCGTCGCCTGA
- the fabF gene encoding beta-ketoacyl-ACP synthase II, whose protein sequence is MKRVVVTGLGVISPLGNSVEEFWQNIVDGKSGAATITKMDVSKFKTQFGCEVKNFHPEDYIEKKEIKKYDLHTQYAIAASDTAIKDAGLDFENIDVKDRYDMGVIWATGNGGMGTFEDQLLEFHASGGIPRFNPFFIPKMIVDIAAGVISIRHKLHGPNYCTVSACASSNTALISAFDTIRMGKAKLMVAGGSEAAIIYSALGGFSAAQALSKRNDDPATASRPFDKDRDGFVMGEGAAALILEDLEYAKARGAKIYAEIVGGGMAADAYHLTGTPPDGMGAALGMTKALNEAGITPDKIDYVNAHATSTGLGDMSELQGMKTVFGDHPVAISATKSMTGHLLGAAGALESIVCALAVKHDIIPGTINTENLDEAIPEGMNIVLGKSLNQTVNYALNNTFGFGGHTATSIFKKYTE, encoded by the coding sequence ATGAAAAGAGTAGTTGTTACTGGCCTGGGGGTTATATCCCCGCTGGGGAATTCTGTGGAGGAGTTCTGGCAAAATATTGTAGATGGTAAAAGCGGTGCTGCTACCATTACGAAAATGGATGTTTCCAAATTCAAAACCCAGTTCGGCTGCGAAGTGAAAAACTTCCATCCGGAAGACTATATTGAGAAAAAGGAAATCAAGAAATACGACCTGCACACGCAATACGCGATCGCGGCTTCGGACACGGCGATCAAAGACGCGGGTCTTGATTTTGAAAATATCGACGTGAAGGACCGCTACGATATGGGCGTTATCTGGGCTACCGGAAACGGTGGTATGGGCACGTTCGAGGACCAGCTGCTGGAATTCCACGCTTCGGGCGGTATACCGCGTTTTAACCCGTTCTTTATTCCCAAAATGATCGTGGACATTGCTGCGGGCGTGATTTCGATCCGCCACAAGCTGCATGGTCCCAATTACTGTACGGTTTCGGCCTGTGCATCGTCCAACACGGCGCTCATCAGCGCATTCGACACCATCCGCATGGGTAAAGCCAAGCTAATGGTGGCGGGCGGCTCCGAGGCGGCCATCATTTACTCCGCATTGGGCGGTTTCAGCGCGGCGCAGGCACTTTCCAAACGCAACGACGATCCCGCAACCGCTTCCAGGCCTTTCGACAAGGACCGCGACGGCTTTGTGATGGGTGAAGGCGCGGCGGCATTGATCCTCGAAGATCTGGAATATGCCAAAGCGAGAGGCGCAAAAATTTATGCCGAAATCGTGGGCGGCGGTATGGCAGCGGACGCCTACCACCTTACCGGCACACCGCCGGACGGAATGGGCGCGGCGCTCGGCATGACCAAAGCATTGAACGAAGCGGGCATCACGCCGGACAAAATCGACTACGTGAATGCGCACGCCACCTCTACCGGCCTGGGCGACATGAGTGAGTTGCAAGGCATGAAAACGGTGTTCGGCGACCATCCGGTAGCCATCAGCGCCACCAAATCCATGACCGGCCATTTGCTGGGCGCCGCAGGAGCGCTGGAAAGCATCGTTTGCGCATTGGCAGTGAAACACGACATCATTCCAGGCACGATCAACACCGAAAACCTCGACGAGGCCATTCCCGAAGGCATGAATATCGTTTTAGGAAAATCGCTGAACCAGACGGTGAACTACGCGCTCAACAACACGTTCGGTTTCGGAGGGCACACGGCGACCTCTATTTTCAAGAAATACACAGAGTAG